One genomic window of Roseateles sp. DAIF2 includes the following:
- the surE gene encoding 5'/3'-nucleotidase SurE, which produces MQRRILIVNDDGLHAPGLAALARAAAPLGRLACVAPDRNCSGAAQSISLERPVGVRAVDADRPSWAVAGTPADAVYLALSGGIAGLEAALGGPPELVLSGINKGENLGDDLLYSGTVGAASVAALFGCPALALSAPAGETALEAGAAAVLALLDRGLFAQAPLWNINLPAGPQRGLALAHQGRRRPPAGALPALAPRGAAGLWLGDFGPGLVEPGSDFAAVAAGLIALTPLSTSRCDLAALQRARAWLSEPAR; this is translated from the coding sequence ATGCAACGACGGATCCTGATCGTCAACGATGACGGCCTGCATGCGCCGGGCCTGGCCGCGCTGGCGCGGGCGGCCGCGCCGCTGGGCCGGCTGGCCTGCGTCGCGCCGGACCGCAACTGCAGCGGCGCCGCGCAGTCGATCAGCCTGGAGAGGCCGGTCGGCGTGCGCGCGGTCGATGCGGACCGGCCCAGCTGGGCGGTCGCCGGCACGCCGGCCGACGCCGTCTACCTGGCCCTCAGCGGCGGCATCGCCGGCCTGGAGGCGGCGCTGGGCGGGCCGCCCGAGCTGGTGCTGTCGGGCATCAACAAGGGCGAGAACCTCGGCGACGACCTGCTCTACTCCGGCACCGTCGGCGCCGCGAGCGTGGCCGCGCTGTTCGGCTGCCCGGCGTTGGCGCTGTCGGCCCCCGCCGGCGAGACGGCGCTGGAGGCCGGCGCGGCCGCGGTGCTGGCGCTGCTCGACCGCGGCCTGTTCGCGCAGGCGCCGCTGTGGAACATCAACCTGCCGGCCGGCCCGCAGCGCGGCCTGGCCCTGGCCCACCAGGGCCGGCGCCGCCCCCCCGCCGGCGCGCTGCCGGCGCTGGCGCCGCGCGGCGCGGCCGGCCTGTGGCTGGGCGATTTCGGCCCCGGCCTGGTCGAGCCGGGCAGCGACTTCGCCGCCGTGGCCGCCGGCCTGATCGCGCTGACCCCGCTGAGCACCTCGCGTTGCGACCTGGCGGCGCTGCAGCGGGCCCGCGCCTGGCTGAGCGAGCCGGCGCGATGA
- a CDS encoding HAD family hydrolase, whose product MKIQAAALDLDGTLADTMGEISAALADLAQDLALPAWERDRVQAHTGQGSAHLIAQWLAAAGRPAAEAPALVARFQLHYRQRAAGSALYPEVRAGLARLAAAGLPLVCTTNKLQAQAEALLRAQGIAERFVAVIGADTAGARKPDPAMLRQAAARLGLAPQDLTLVGDSGNDVRAARAAGCPVICLTRGYGRREELLALQAEPAPPRLHLVADFAAAVDLLLAPAPLSSV is encoded by the coding sequence ATGAAGATCCAAGCCGCCGCGCTCGACCTGGACGGCACGCTGGCCGACACGATGGGCGAGATCAGCGCCGCGCTGGCCGATCTGGCGCAAGACCTGGCCCTGCCGGCCTGGGAGCGCGACCGGGTCCAGGCCCATACCGGCCAGGGCAGCGCCCACCTGATCGCGCAATGGCTGGCCGCGGCCGGCCGGCCGGCCGCCGAGGCGCCGGCGCTGGTGGCGCGCTTCCAGCTGCATTACCGGCAGCGCGCGGCCGGCAGCGCCCTCTACCCGGAGGTGCGCGCCGGGCTGGCGCGCCTGGCCGCGGCCGGCCTGCCGCTGGTCTGCACCACCAACAAGCTGCAGGCCCAGGCCGAGGCCCTGCTGCGCGCCCAGGGCATTGCCGAGCGCTTCGTCGCGGTGATCGGCGCCGACACCGCCGGCGCGCGCAAGCCCGACCCGGCCATGCTCCGCCAGGCCGCCGCACGCCTCGGCCTGGCGCCGCAAGACCTGACCCTGGTCGGCGACTCCGGCAACGACGTGCGCGCCGCCCGGGCCGCCGGCTGCCCGGTGATCTGCCTGACGCGCGGGTACGGCCGGCGCGAGGAGCTGCTGGCCCTGCAGGCCGAGCCGGCGCCGCCGCGGCTGCACCTGGTTGCCGACTTCGCCGCGGCGGTGGACCTGCTGCTTGCCCCCGCGCCGCTGTCATCGGTCTGA
- a CDS encoding ABC transporter substrate-binding protein translates to MTARLLPFLPAAPRRAILLLGLLAAAIGAQAQSGELVLYTSQPERDMKETIAAFNKRHPAVKVQVFRSGTTEVVNRLRTEIAAGAPRPDVLLIADAVTMESLKSEGRLARMRNLQTVGLPAEFFDAERTYVGTKLITIGLVQHAKSPVKLRGWQDLLNPALKNQVVMPSPLYSGAAAIAVGAWAEQAGLGWKYIEALKANGASAVRGNGAVLQQVAQGEKMAGVLVDFMALNAKAKGSPVEFVAPAEGLAYVTEPVAILNSAKNVPAAEAFVNFLISPAGQQQASALGYFPLQPGVKPPPAYPAAASLKFLPVSPERLLGNAEADRKRFAALFGG, encoded by the coding sequence ATGACCGCACGCCTCCTCCCTTTCCTCCCGGCCGCGCCGCGCCGCGCCATCCTGCTGCTGGGCCTGCTGGCCGCCGCGATCGGCGCGCAGGCGCAGAGCGGCGAGCTGGTGCTCTACACCTCGCAGCCCGAACGCGACATGAAGGAGACGATCGCCGCCTTCAACAAGCGCCATCCGGCCGTCAAGGTCCAGGTATTCCGCTCCGGCACCACCGAGGTGGTGAACCGCCTGCGCACCGAGATCGCCGCCGGCGCGCCGCGCCCCGACGTGCTGCTGATCGCCGACGCGGTGACCATGGAAAGCCTGAAGTCCGAGGGCCGGCTGGCGCGCATGAGGAATCTGCAGACCGTCGGCCTGCCGGCCGAGTTCTTCGACGCCGAGCGCACCTATGTCGGCACCAAGCTGATCACGATCGGCCTGGTGCAGCATGCCAAGTCCCCGGTCAAGCTGCGCGGCTGGCAGGACCTGCTGAACCCGGCGCTGAAGAACCAGGTCGTGATGCCCAGCCCGTTGTATTCCGGCGCGGCCGCGATCGCGGTCGGCGCCTGGGCCGAGCAGGCCGGCCTGGGCTGGAAATACATCGAGGCGCTGAAGGCCAACGGCGCCAGCGCGGTGCGCGGCAACGGCGCGGTGCTGCAGCAGGTGGCCCAGGGCGAGAAGATGGCCGGCGTGCTGGTCGACTTCATGGCCCTGAACGCCAAGGCCAAGGGCTCGCCGGTCGAGTTCGTCGCGCCCGCCGAGGGTCTGGCCTATGTGACCGAACCGGTCGCCATCCTGAACAGCGCGAAGAACGTCCCGGCGGCCGAGGCCTTCGTGAACTTCCTGATCTCGCCCGCGGGCCAGCAGCAGGCCAGTGCGCTGGGCTACTTCCCGCTGCAGCCGGGCGTCAAGCCGCCGCCCGCCTACCCGGCCGCGGCCAGCCTGAAGTTCCTGCCGGTCAGCCCCGAGCGGCTGCTGGGCAATGCCGAGGCGGACCGCAAGCGCTTCGCCGCGCTGTTCGGCGGCTGA
- a CDS encoding iron ABC transporter permease — MSTSLLAAGRTAGATFAWARRRDAEGPARLALLAFIALVVLAPLGQLLLALLEAGPAALALLAPDARAPVLRATRHSLEVGLGGTLIATLLGLLLATLVSLVRLRWRQGLVFAFVLQAMLPPQVVALAWLQLWLPLREALLALGWSELAGAANPLQTRWGIMALLGVHYAPLVFLTVRAGLLNVPPDVIEAARTCGAGPWRVVTRVLWPLITPALAAGAALAFVSCIGNFGIPAFLGIPGDYLVLPTLIYQELAGFGSAAIPRATALAALVAALAAAGMLLQQRYARRGHYRVLSRRMPHPPYNLGRAEPWLMLPLLGLALLLLGAPLLALLAKSLSPAPGVPLSWDGLSLQHYRYVLWDNEATLRALRNSLGLSLGAALVLALASVLLAYQLEYRRHRLLAGLTRLLEFAYVIPGVVLAMAMILLYLKPLPLLGVSLYNTVWIIFLAYLARFFTLQLRPVLSGLQQIPRELLEAAEVFGAGFLRRLWRVLLPLLAPAVSAGALLTLLLAMNELTVSALLWASGSETLGVLVFGLEQGGESAAAAALGVIGIALTLALMLLASLCGRRLPAGVLPWRA, encoded by the coding sequence ATGAGCACGAGCCTGCTGGCCGCCGGCCGCACGGCCGGCGCGACCTTCGCCTGGGCGCGCCGGCGCGACGCCGAGGGCCCGGCGCGGCTGGCGCTGCTGGCCTTCATCGCGCTGGTCGTGCTGGCGCCGCTGGGCCAGCTGCTGCTGGCTCTGCTCGAGGCCGGGCCGGCGGCGCTGGCGCTGCTGGCGCCGGACGCGCGCGCGCCGGTGCTGCGCGCCACCCGGCATTCGCTGGAGGTCGGCCTGGGCGGCACCCTGATCGCCACCCTGCTGGGCCTGCTGCTGGCCACCCTGGTGAGCCTGGTGCGGCTGCGCTGGCGCCAGGGCCTGGTGTTCGCCTTCGTGCTGCAGGCCATGCTGCCGCCCCAGGTGGTGGCGCTGGCCTGGCTGCAGCTGTGGCTGCCGCTGCGCGAGGCGTTGCTGGCGCTGGGCTGGAGCGAGCTGGCCGGCGCCGCCAATCCGCTGCAGACCCGCTGGGGCATCATGGCCCTGCTGGGCGTGCACTATGCGCCGCTGGTCTTCCTGACGGTGCGCGCCGGCCTGCTGAACGTGCCGCCCGACGTGATCGAGGCGGCGCGCACCTGCGGCGCCGGGCCGTGGCGCGTGGTCACGCGGGTGCTGTGGCCGCTGATCACCCCGGCGCTGGCGGCCGGCGCGGCGCTGGCCTTCGTCTCCTGCATCGGCAATTTCGGCATCCCGGCCTTCCTGGGCATCCCGGGCGACTACCTGGTGCTGCCGACCCTGATCTATCAGGAGCTGGCGGGCTTCGGCAGCGCCGCGATCCCGCGCGCCACGGCGCTGGCCGCGCTGGTGGCGGCGCTGGCGGCGGCGGGCATGTTGCTGCAGCAGCGCTACGCGCGCCGCGGCCATTACCGCGTGCTGTCCCGGCGCATGCCGCACCCGCCCTACAACTTGGGCCGCGCCGAGCCTTGGCTCATGCTGCCGCTGCTGGGCCTGGCGCTGCTGCTGCTGGGAGCACCGCTGCTGGCCCTGCTGGCCAAGTCGCTGAGCCCGGCGCCGGGCGTGCCGCTGAGCTGGGACGGCCTGAGCCTGCAGCATTACCGCTACGTGCTGTGGGACAACGAGGCCACCCTGCGCGCGCTGCGCAACAGCCTGGGCCTGTCGCTGGGCGCGGCGCTGGTGCTGGCCCTGGCCTCGGTGCTGCTGGCCTACCAGTTGGAGTACCGCCGCCACCGCCTGCTCGCCGGGCTGACGCGGCTGCTGGAGTTCGCCTACGTGATTCCCGGCGTGGTGCTGGCGATGGCGATGATCCTGCTCTACCTGAAGCCGCTGCCGCTGCTGGGCGTCTCGCTCTACAACACGGTCTGGATCATCTTCCTGGCCTATCTGGCGCGTTTCTTCACCCTGCAGCTGCGCCCGGTGCTCAGCGGCCTGCAGCAGATCCCGCGCGAACTGCTGGAGGCGGCCGAGGTGTTCGGCGCCGGCTTCCTGCGCCGTCTCTGGCGCGTGCTGCTGCCGCTGCTGGCGCCCGCCGTCAGCGCCGGCGCGCTGCTGACCCTGCTGCTGGCGATGAACGAGCTGACCGTTTCGGCCCTGCTGTGGGCCAGCGGTTCCGAAACCCTGGGCGTGCTGGTGTTCGGGCTGGAGCAGGGCGGCGAATCGGCCGCCGCTGCCGCCCTGGGCGTGATCGGCATCGCCCTGACCCTGGCCCTGATGCTGCTCGCCAGCCTCTGCGGCCGCCGCCTTCCCGCTGGAGTGCTGCCATGGCGAGCCTGA
- a CDS encoding ABC transporter ATP-binding protein produces MASLTITDVHKRYGQGPQAHAALQGVSLAVAHGEFIALLGPSGSGKTSLLRAIAGLEDIDAGRIEIAGEPQSTAGFTRPPERRGISVVFQNHALWPHLSVFDNVAFPLREQGRPAATELRERVERALAEVGLQSLGQRHPGELSGGQKQRVALARAMVGAPRVILFDEPLASLDLELRWDMLRQIARLRERGITMVYVTHNQEEALALADRVAVLAQGRLQQLARPEQLVREPATAMVARFVGGGNLLPARVRERVGERLLRVEVGGHALLARCARPPAGAEVMISVAQTAIGLGPCAEGQVLPARLQYLFYQGHDSLAEVELADGASLQLRLPAGHGARVGDALPLHLRDAWILPETPR; encoded by the coding sequence ATGGCGAGCCTGACGATCACCGATGTCCACAAGCGTTACGGCCAGGGGCCGCAGGCCCATGCGGCGCTGCAGGGCGTCAGCCTGGCGGTCGCGCATGGCGAGTTCATCGCGCTGCTGGGCCCCTCGGGCTCGGGCAAGACCAGCCTGCTGCGCGCGATCGCGGGGCTGGAGGACATCGATGCCGGCCGCATCGAGATCGCCGGCGAGCCGCAGAGCACCGCCGGCTTCACCCGGCCGCCGGAGCGGCGCGGCATCTCGGTGGTGTTCCAGAACCATGCGCTGTGGCCGCATCTGAGCGTGTTCGACAACGTCGCCTTCCCGCTGCGCGAGCAGGGCCGGCCGGCCGCCACCGAGCTGCGCGAGCGGGTCGAGCGGGCGCTGGCCGAGGTCGGGCTGCAGTCGCTGGGGCAGCGCCATCCGGGCGAGCTGTCGGGCGGGCAGAAGCAGCGCGTCGCGCTGGCCCGCGCGATGGTGGGCGCGCCGCGCGTGATCCTGTTCGACGAGCCGCTGGCCAGCCTGGACCTGGAGCTGCGCTGGGACATGCTGCGCCAGATCGCGCGGCTGCGCGAGCGCGGCATCACGATGGTCTATGTGACCCACAACCAGGAGGAGGCGCTGGCCCTGGCCGACCGCGTCGCGGTGCTGGCCCAGGGCCGGCTGCAGCAGCTGGCCCGGCCCGAGCAGCTGGTGCGCGAACCGGCCACGGCGATGGTGGCCCGCTTCGTCGGCGGCGGCAATCTGCTGCCGGCACGGGTGCGCGAGCGCGTCGGCGAGCGGCTGCTGCGCGTCGAGGTGGGCGGGCATGCGCTGCTGGCGCGCTGCGCCCGCCCGCCGGCCGGCGCCGAGGTGATGATCAGCGTCGCCCAGACCGCGATCGGGCTCGGCCCCTGCGCCGAGGGTCAGGTCTTGCCGGCGCGCCTGCAATACCTGTTCTACCAGGGCCACGACTCGCTGGCCGAGGTCGAGCTGGCCGATGGCGCCAGCCTGCAGCTGCGCCTGCCCGCCGGCCATGGGGCGCGCGTCGGCGACGCCCTGCCCCTGCATCTCCGCGACGCCTGGATCCTGCCCGAGACCCCGCGATGA